In Janthinobacterium agaricidamnosum NBRC 102515 = DSM 9628, the DNA window GATGTCGAGGATTACGCCATCGACCCAGCGCACCCGGCCTTCGCCGTCGAGCACCACGGCGCCGCGCTCCCACAGCCAGCGCAAGCCGCCGTCGGCATGGCGCAAGCGGTATTCGAGCAGGTACGGTTCGCCGCTGGCGACGCTGCGCTGGAACACGTCGACCGCATGGCCGCGGTCTTCCGGCACGATCAGCATGGTTACCGTGCGTTGCGGCGGATCGCCGAGGAAGTCTTGCGGCGGATAACCGGTCACTTGTTCGACGCCGTCGCTGATGAACANNNNNCACACACTTAATTAATTAAGTGTGTGNNNNNAGTATCGGCTGGTTTTCCGCCGTCGTGCAGCGGAACGCGATGCCGGGAATATTGCCGATCAGCGAACGGAATTGCTGTTCGCTTTCGCGCAGCGCCAGCTCGATCGCGCGCCGCTTGCTGATGTCGGTAATGAACAGCACGAACAGATCGGTATCGGCCAGCCGCGCATGGCCCAGCGCGCGGCGTATCGGGATTGGCGTGCCATCCTTGCGCACCGCCATCACTTCATTGCTCTTGCCGATCAAGTTCATGTCGCCGGTGTTCAGCAAGTGCAGCAAGCCTTCGCGTTCCGAGCGCTCCACGTCGGCCAGCATCAGCTTGACGTGGCGGCCGACGATTTCATCGCGGCGCCAGCCGAAGATGCGTTCGGCCGACGCATTGAATTCCTGCACGATACCCTGCTTGTCGATCGTCACGACGCCGTCGATGGTGGTGGTCAGCAAGGAGCGCATCCAGCTTTCACTCTGGCTCAGGTGGCGGAATAATTCCCGGTAGCGCAGCCAGCCATTGGCGGACGCCACCAGTATCGTCAGCGCGACGGTGATCAGCGTCACCGCCAGCGCCAGGAAGGTGGTGCTGGCGGGGCCGGCCGCGGAGCTTGGCAGCGGACCGATAAAACGCGCCGCCGTCATGCCGGTGTAATGCATGCCGGCCATCGCGCAGCCCATGACGGTGGCGGCGATCAGGTTGCGCATGCGCGGACCGATGTGCCCACGTACGCCGCGCAGGCGAAAGCGTATCCACAGCGCCAGCGTGGCCAGCGCGACCGCCACCGCCAGCGACAGCAGGAACAGCCAGGGATCGTATTGCAAGGCCATGCCGGTGCGCATCGCTTGCATGCCGGTGTAATGCATGGCGCCGATGCCGCAGCCGACCAGCGCGCCGCCGGCCAGCAACGCGGCCGGGCTCGCTTTGCGCCGGCCGATGACGGACATCGCGACAAACGACGCCGCCACCGCCGGCAGCAGCGACAGCAGCGTCATGCTGCGGTCGTATTCGATGCTGGTGCACAGGTCGAACGCCAGCATGCCGATGAAATGCATGGCCCACATGCCGCAACCGAAGGCCACGCTGCCGCTGAGCCAGGTGATGATGCGCAATGCTGCGCTGAGTTTGTCTTGCGAGCGGCCATACGCCGTCATCTGCAAGCCCATCCACGAAGAAAAGACGGCCACCAGCACCGACAAGGTCACCAGGCCCGCATGGTGGGTGCCGTAATAAATCAGCGCGGGGTCGCTCGGCGGCGAAAAAAATTGCAGCAGGAAGTGTTTCATCAATAAGCCAATGGTGGGATTCCAGGTTGCCGGGATGCTGGATTACCTTACCACATCTATAAAATAATTAGCTTATTTGTAATTTTTATGCGTGTTAAGTGATTTTAATCTGGCCTAGGCCAGCTGCCCGGCTTGATTGGTGACGATGTTGTCGATAGTCGTTTTTTGTCGCGCCAATCGTCAATCGAACGGTTGCAAGTCGAGCCACACCGCATAAGACAGGCGCTTGCCATTCCACGCGCCGCCGCCGCGGATCGCCGCATCGCAGGAGGTCGGCTGGCCGACGATATCCTTGCGGCCCAGCTTGCGGCGCAGGCGCAAGGCGTCGCTGTGCGCCAGGTAGCCGACCAGGCGGGTGTTGATGAAGACCGCCACCGCCTTGTCCTGGTAGGGATTGTGATCGTCCGGCAGCAAGATCGCCAGGTGGCGGGTATCGGCGTTTTTTTCGCCATGCTCGCCGGCCAGCTGGCGTATGGTGTCCTGGTAGGCCGATTCGTTTTCCACTTCGGACGCATAGCGGCCGTCATCGCTCCAGTGAAAGGCGGGAGCGGTTGGCGGCAAGTCCGGCACATATTTGCGGACCGTCACCGGCAGCGGATGACGCGCCGTCGCACGCATTTTGTTGCGTACCAAAATATAGGCGATGGCGGCGACCAGCAATATGAACAGGTAAACCATGGAATCTCTCTGAAAAACAAGGTGTTGCGGCGCGATGCGCGATAGCCGCCATTTTAATCGTTCAGCCTGTAAATGGGGGAATCGGCTAATTGAGGCGCAGCAAGCCGGCTTCAAATGCGGCGATAAAGCCGGCCACCAGCGGTGTCGGGTCGCGCCGGTACATCAGGCCGACCGTCGACTGCGCCAGTTGTTCCGTCAAGTTGACCGAACTGGAATGCAGCAGCCGTATCGTGCCCTGGCCGCCCTTGCCGACTTGCTGGGTTTGCAGGATGGTGGCGGCGATATCGTCGAGCAGGCGCTTGCAATGCTCATGGAACAGGCTGCCTGCCGGCGTCAATTCGATATGCCGCGCATCGCGCACCAGCAGCGCCGTTTCCAGTTCGTTTTTCAGTTCCTTGATTTGCCGGCTCAGCGCCGATTGCGCAATATACAAACGTTACGACGCGCGCGAATAACTGCCGGCGTCCACGATTTCGACAAAATACTTCATTTGCTTCAGTGAGATCATCGTTATGCCATTTTGAGATAGTGACAGGCCATATTTGATATTGGCGTGAACCGCGGTGCTTGCGTTATAGTCAAGTTATGTGATTGACATTGCAGCGGTGGCAGCCG includes these proteins:
- a CDS encoding MHYT domain-containing protein gives rise to the protein MKHFLLQFFSPPSDPALIYYGTHHAGLVTLSVLVAVFSSWMGLQMTAYGRSQDKLSAALRIITWLSGSVAFGCGMWAMHFIGMLAFDLCTSIEYDRSMTLLSLLPAVAASFVAMSVIGRRKASPAALLAGGALVGCGIGAMHYTGMQAMRTGMALQYDPWLFLLSLAVAVALATLALWIRFRLRGVRGHIGPRMRNLIAATVMGCAMAGMHYTGMTAARFIGPLPSSAAGPASTTFLALAVTLITVALTILVASANGWLRYRELFRHLSQSESWMRSLLTTTIDGVVTIDKQGIVQEFNASAERIFGWRRDEIVGRHVKLMLADVERSEREGLLHLLNTGDMNLIGKSNEVMAVRKDGTPIPIRRALGHARLADTDLFVLFITDISKRRAIELALRESEQQFRSLIGNIPGIAFRCTTAENQPILXXHT
- a CDS encoding LysR family transcriptional regulator; this encodes MYIAQSALSRQIKELKNELETALLVRDARHIELTPAGSLFHEHCKRLLDDIAATILQTQQVGKGGQGTIRLLHSSSVNLTEQLAQSTVGLMYRRDPTPLVAGFIAAFEAGLLRLN